The following is a genomic window from Calliphora vicina chromosome 5, idCalVici1.1, whole genome shotgun sequence.
ccgaagatgagaaaaaaattgttcaaacgatgagaaatcaaggaaaatcattacgggaaatagcaaagagcataggaagatctttacattttgtccaaaatgctttatctaaaaaacaaaaaagagaaactcgcggtagaccaaagaaaaccagtccagaaacagataggcggatcgtccttatggttaaaaaagaccctttcatatcatcgaaagctatttctgcggagctatgtaacgaaatcagtccacaaacagttcgtcgtcgtcttttacaagctaaattgccgggaagaattgccagaaaagtgacactaatgcgccaaaaaaatatcaagacaagattagaatttgctaaagagcacttacaatggtccgggtgtgaagcgaaaaaaaatggagaaatattttatggagcgacgaaacaaaaataaatttgtttggaaacgactgccaaagaaatgtacgccgaccaaaaggaaaagaattccacgttaaatttacaaaaaagacggtaaaacatggcgggggaaacataatggtttggggttgcttttcatggaatggtgttggtccgatattccgaatagaagataccatgaatgctagtgggtatagagacatattggaaaacgtaatgcttccatatgcatctgaaaatatgccattaatatggacattccagcaggacaacgacccaaaacatagttcaagattagttaaaaactggttcttggagaataacgtacctgttttaagctggcccagccaatcccctgatttaaacccaatagaaaacttgtggagtgaattaaagataaggctttcgaaggaagttttcaaaaataaagacgatttatgggagaaaacgcaaaaaatatggtacgagattccattggagaagtgtcagaacttgatatccagtatgcccagaagagtggagaaagttttacaaaacaaaggtggatatactggatactagctttactttaataataaactaatttttttaagataaaatttattagcttttgtttaataagaatttttaaaaatgtatctattattatgagcaccaaatttttcgaaatttaagaaatttaatttactttataatatttattattaattatgaaatattttgtttttgttttttactctccttttaactataaataaaaatcgactgaattttttttataattttacaatataccattattttttttcgtttttaaaaaataaattttggtgtatctattattttgagcagatgtgtatacccttctcacgaagctgaagggtataaaaaccaaaaagctataaaaaaaatatttgtacaatttttaatttgcaagGTATATTTCGTGgaactttttttcgaaaaagtttaataacttttgcaagtataaaccgattttaacaaataaagtcTCGtctttgtctatataaaattgtctttaaaatactgtgcaaaaaagaatagggtttcatagaaaaaaattaaaattactattgttgaatttgaaaaattacggaaaataatataaaaaagaaggcgaaactatttataaaaacttacacaatttcttggaatatagattttatgcatacattttatgaaagcttaattctttatctatctataattgtttaaaattttgaaatcggtctaaaaatgtatgagttagaggtactaaagtactacgacctaccctaaaaccgttttttcaaaataactcaaaattttgagggtgtttcaaatctttgaaaacggttttagtatgtcctcacctaggtctacaacctccattaggtgacttttcaagttctgacaaaaagtgtaattttgtagcagagtgtaatttattcatatttttattccctattatattctcaataaatcccaatggtatgattaaaaaatttatttaacaaaatttttaaaaatttgaaaatggagttttgaaactgccattaacCCATTTCTTACCGCCGTGTGTTTGAACACATGTTTATCATTTCTTAACTTtgagtaaatataaataataaaatgtatgagGCGTTTATATTAAGGTTTGGTCTCTTaccaacaataaaatatttttgcaaaattttctcAAGCCTCCCCCCATTTCAAAAGTGGCGATTGAAAAAGGGTCcaaaaatggactctttttaaattaattatataatatatatcagaattatataataaaaatcagaattattatatatgtattgcCGTGTGTTACTAAATCTCCAAAAAGGAACCTAAGGCCATTTTCCCAGCGTACTGGTGAATATACAAGCCGCTAGGTGGCAGCAAATACCGGCGTGTGTTTCACCACACGTTGGTACTGAATTGACATtggtaattaaatattttttgtaattacgACACAATCGATCTATGGTAACCTTGGTTTAAGTCTAACTACTTTGAAACTTTAATTGCTAATATACTTTCCAAAATACATACcataaacaacataaataactaaaaaaattgtacCGAACAAAAGATTTCAAAACACTTAAGAGTACCAATGTGTGGTCAAACACACGGCAAAAACTATGcgtcaaaaacaatttttttttccaaaaatattaaaaatgataaTATAAGACGGTCctgaaattttcatcaaaaaattccaaaGATTAAATTTCCGGTAATTAatgagttaaaaaaatttaatttgtttggtcatacctgcgaataggttaacggtatcctacgaagacaaaaactcatatacatgtaaatattgatatattttaagtaaaaataagcttttattttaatatttcctaaaatatgttaattttgttcctacatttcatgttctactGGCCTGAGATACGATAATGATCTGGGGAattattaataactttaaaattagaatggctaaatttttacaaaaacagaaaaaaattgcatttttccccttgtccGATTTCTCCCAATTTTGCAGTTTTCCGATTTCgcccaatttttcaaaaaagatgcTTATTTTCATGATAATAACTTGTGCAAAAATGCGTAGCTTTACctttaatagttttcaaaatacaGATTTTAGTCCCCCTAAAATGGCAAAATCTGACACTGTGCGATGTAGTTTTCAAAGTGTTATCATCCTAACTAGCTTTAAAGGGTTAATAAAAAATCCTTAGTTATTACAACTCTGTAAATCATGCAAAACCGACATTACTTCATAATACAACGCTGTTGTTGTACTAATTATTACAACTCTATATGATACACATGCAATTTCCATGACTGGAAAAGAGTGGAACGGCAGCGAACAAGATTCATGTTCGTCAAACAGACTCGTCAAACACGCCTATCTAAATTACACGCGTGTTTGACAAACACTATTAAGCAGGGATTTTTTACTCGTCGGGCAGATAAGGATTACACGTGACTCGTTGTATGACGGTTTGAAGAGGTGTTCGTCGCAGAATtagttttttgtgaaaatcaaCGAATTGACGTTTCGCCATTTTCGTTGgaatgttttgtaaaaaaaagccAACGAACTAACAAACTACTTGTTCACGGGAAtggaatgttgttttttttttgacgcGAAGTAAGACATacttgaattataaaaaaatatgtaaatgaagtgttttaagtattaaattttaataataatagatACTATTTAACAAATGAGATAAAAATGGATGAACATACATTAAATGATTTATTAGAATGTTCCGTTTGCTTGGAGCGTTTGGATACCTcctcaaaaattacaaaaaatacacCAACGAACTAACCAACTACTTGTTCACGAGAATGGAATGTTGTTTTTTGGACGCGAAGTAAGACGTActtgaattataaaaaatatgtaaatgaagtgttttaagtattaaatttaaataataatagataatatttaacaaatggAATAAATATGGATGAACATACATTACATGATTTAATAGAATATTCCGTTTGCTTGGAAGGTTTGGATACCTCCTGAAAAGTTTTACCTGTACAAAAGACAACGACTCCAAGAGTAAAGAAATATGTAAATGAagtgtattaaatttaaataataatagatAATATTGAACAAATGAGTTAAAAATGGATGAACATACATTAAATGATTTATTAGAGTGTTCCGTTTGCTTGGAACGTTTGGATACCTCCTCAAAAGTTTTACCCTGTCAGCATACGTTCTGTCGCAAATGTTTAGAGGTGAGTTTTGGAGTTTGTGTGCATGTGATAGATGTGTATGCGTGGAGTAAatgatgaaattatttaaaatttggattatatattgttatttaaaGGTCATTTATGCCAGCCGCCAAGAATTAAGATGTCCTGAATGTCGCATTTTAGTTGATACTAAAATTGATGAATTGCCACCGAACGTTTTATTAATGAGAATACTAGAAGGTAAGTTTTGTGATGGAATAAACACCCAGGTTGGTTACAAACGTCAACAGCCTACATAATCTTGTATAGATATGAATAAACTAGCATATTACCAGCTACTTCGTTagcatatattttgatattaaaataaaagtatatcaatgtacaattaaaaatgtgttaCTTATGTAGCACGAAATATCTTAACTTATCAAATTGTTTCATTAGGAAATAACGTTTGTCCATCTGATtcctatttattttaattttgctaggtccattattatagacatttctaaaagtaccattagaataatgaaaaatttcctTTCGCTTAGGTccatatcgtcccctcaataaatcaatagtgtataagcattagtgtattcgaattattcgatttttctcttgttcgaataaaacgaatataattcgaataagagattttaacttgttcgaaaaattcgatcacacttttaaaattaatcgaattattcgaataatttaaatttttttaaaaaagtaaagaatgaagttttgatgtcgattttttaatattttattgttaaagaaaaataaaaaataacgttaaagttaacaattcaagtattgataatgttaaaaaacattcaaaaacaaagtcaatcattaaattttcaacagaaatattctgatcagattaactcccgaacaatctacaaagcAATTGACTATCAAACcatttagtttccgttttggagctatgctttaaaaaatttgagctagttggacatgatcctgaattcaagtacaatataaacgtattaagaactttttttatgtcgttcattaattcgggttttaaattgagtaactaattctttagtaaattaattattcactatttctaaattatttgcatgattgacgcatttacaaatacacaaaaagtttattaccatgttagacaaagatgttcaacgatgttcaaaatcatgcttttcttgcaataaAACGTTagattgcaatatttgtgtttatcattcgatttattaaatattttgcaacacttacgtacgcagttaataacatcacttataggtatatatacatatattttaagaagaTGGCCTTcttctatttcaatgtaatcattataaatgtcatcctcaatatcactttcgacgaccgtttcaaaatcacatcacatcaactccactttaatctaagttaaaattttaattattaattgcgattcttctaatatttcgccagctaaataacaaatattttattccgtaccttttattttcattggttcaagtcctaagttaaaaattttgaaatatttgtttttagaattgtaacgtcttgtagtaatatttatatatttatagaaggagctatcggaacactcatctacagtgaacgaaagtccctttgtctttagttatttgtcgaatttcagaaacaatgtaatttttgtgagtccattaatacttatttaaatttgaaattatgaaaaattttaagcagtttaataaatttaaatatatatgaacatttattcgttttattcgattattctacataaaattgttcgaattattcgttattcgaaaatggccatttgtAAATTGTTCgtataattattcgtaagaaattattcgattaatcgaacgatcattagtcgaatgaataccctactacatacatataataatcataccaaacattttattttgattttctaagTGTGTCTCGTTCGCTATCGTAAGTgtaacatttttgcaaaaacaattgtttatattatattaacATGCATATTTAGATGGCTAAAGCATGTGCCAATAGATGGATGGAAGCAGCAATACGGTACCTGTGAAAAATTAATAGAGATCCACTAAAGTACAAAGAATATTTCGATAAAGTAGATCAcacatgataaatatttgacgaaaaaataCGTatccactaaataaaatatatttgaattattttatttatttgaaaaacttattttacttaggatgtttcaaagcaaaaaatttaatttttttaataagaatttaattctTATTACAAATATAACGGAAAATATGTCGCATGCTaaatcatactaaatgctataaaattaaaaccaataaaaatatttcaacatacatttttcaatcaaaacaaaattcgctgattttttaatttttctagagGCTGTCAAAAacaatttctaatttttgtCTCTTTCGGGATCCATATTTATTGCTAACATATTAGAAACACCTAATCGATAAAACCTATATAGTGCTACAAATATGCTACcgaaaaatgtacataaataagaaaacaaatttttaagatttttacttacgaatgtcgcgttcagGACCATGGAAATGCAAATGGACGTAACTacacttattttttttacaggagAAACAAAACACTTTATATGTACAATCAATAGTAATAAAGTCAAACGTCcgtttgaatttctttaataaagttgtCATTTTTGATAATCTGTCAAaatctcgattttgaatttttgtgtagctACGTCCGattgcatttaaggtgacgatatgtataaaatatttttaaattctaccCACAATGACATTCActtatttaaatgtaattaaaactttattacAACATTATGATTGTAACACAACAAGtacaataattaaaaccattatTTAAGAAATTCATTAGTAAAGGATAAATTTAAGCAAAAGagggaataaaaaattaatacaaaattgtgCATcctcatttaattattttttaataatgtgtAAAATTCATTCGTAATTCAACTCTGAGAACTAGCGCGACATTACCATTATCGCTTAAGGATAATCAGACCGTCCTTTTTGCGCTGCCTTCGAGGATTGGTTAATTGGTTAATGTTTGGCATCGTCTAAGTGTACCACGTTACTGTTTCTCGAATAagctataaattatattttaccaAACAAAACTCATTTCGGATTTTGGTGGAGACCATACAAATCAGGACCTGAGTTCGAGAATTTCGGCTTCCTATACGAAGGTATATGTCGATTGGATGTTCCTGCACGAGGCGTTATGTATTATTACAGACCAAATAATTCGTAACTAacttaaaacttaattaaacaagatctcctatcatgtcatattgtcataatgtcctaatatttcacaatggtttaaaaatattattattgcctttcaagcaaaaaaattcctaaaataatactactctgtatgctatgtttattgtgttaccgtaaccaaccagcagagaccagCGCCGAACGCCTAAGGGTTGGTTAAACCGAGCCACCGAGTCgcgaaatattaggacattatgacaatatgacatgataggagaccttgtgaattgagcAAATGTGTGAAgtctaaaattaaaacactTAAACATTTGTGTAAGAATAAAATAGAGCATAGTGACTCCACCAGGAACCAATGACATACGATTTTGTCGTAAAACTATTTGATTTCCCCTGTCAATGTCagatcgaaattaaaaaattaactttctaGGTCTTCGGGAAGCTTACGAATGctccgaaaaaaaataatgaatacaaatatttttctgtagTCATATCATAAAAAGTGATAAAAGTAAAAACTATCTAATTTTTAGATAAGTTCACAGAAAAtgtaaacttatttttgtttgtcCAACTAACCTTTTGTTTACTTCTTTGCTTTTTATTTATGTGTAatgtttatttaacatttagATCTAGATTTATATTGTTTGTTTAACTGGTTTGTTGACACTATGATGAATGTAGTACACAagataaattcataaatttattccTAAACATTGTTTATTTACTTATCATTTTTAGGCATGAAAAATGCAGCTAGTAAACAGCACAGTATTATTAATGAAATAACAAGAGAAACAAATGAGAAAAAAGAAACGATTCGACTACTACCAACTACTAATACTACTGGTGGTATTACAGCTACTGCTGCTAACACTATGGCAGCGGCTGCATTAAATTCGAATATTGCTAATGAAGAACGTATacgacaacaaatacaacagcaGCAGCTGAAACAAAGACAGCAGCAAATTCTACAAtttcaacaacaaatacaacagcaACATCATATGCATCCAACACAAAATCAGCCAACACTACAACAGCAGACATCGCAACAGCAACAattgcaacagcagcagcagcaatctCTACAAACTCAGCAAAGACGTTGTATTGTACCCCATGCTTATGCTTTATATGACTTTGAATCAAACGAAACCAATGATTTGAAGTTCAAAAAGGGAGATTTAATTTTCCTAAAGCGTAAAATAGATTCCAATTGGTATGTGGGTCAATTAAAGGGGACCGAAGGAAATTTTCCCATTAActatgtgcaggtatgaacttTTCTATCTGTTGCTaagataaatgtttaatttatatacatatgtattgtgGTATATTTATTTCAGATTGTTGTGCCCTTGCCTACATCACAGTGTGTGGCCTTGTatgatttcaaaatgggtcCCAATGAAGAAGAAGGCTGTTTGACATTTAAAAAGGGCACTGTTATACAGGTTTTGCGCCGAGTAGATCATAATTGGGCAGAAGGTAGAATTGGCTCATCTATTGGCATTTTTCCTATAGCCTTTGTCGAGTTAAATCAGTTGGCAAAACAATTACTAGAGGGTTTTGTGTTGTCAACAACTGCCACACAGCAGCCCTCAACACATCATGGCCAACAAGCCGCAAATAATGATGTTCGTAATTTGCCTCCATTGCCACCAGTCATTGATCCTACTACCAATATTAATAATGGCGATTCGACTACATCATCGTCAGCGGTTTCTTCAACTACAAATACTGCATCATCTTCCTCAAATTCCTCGACTAATACAAGTCCTACTACAGCGTCAGTGAATCCAACAACTTCTTCAAATAGTGCCAGTTTTCATTCTATGCCCAATAGTCCACAATCCTCGAAACCCTCGACGCCTCAGCACTCTGTTACGACCATTGCAAATCCCTCAAATTCGGTGCGTATGCGTAATAATGACCTGAAACACAAAAGACATTCGCTCAATGCTTTATTGAATAATGGCAGCACTGCCTTAAGTATTATGCAAACTAACCGGCATTCGGCTGAGATTTTAAGTGTACCAAATGATTTCGATAGCGAACCAACCAGCAGTTCTTCAATGTCCACTGCGGCCGCCGGCCAAACAATAGCGGCTCGAGAACAACAGGTTCACACATCCAATATACCTTCTGTTAGTAATCAACATTCTACACAAATTGTCCAAAATGAAACACCAACAACTACTTCATCTTCTCCTTCTTCTTCTTCCTCTACTTCACAACAGGCTTCACGTCATAATGTTTTGAAAACATGCGTTCAACAAAGTATACCGCCATCTTTACCCTGGGGTTACTTGGCCTTGTATCCCTATAAGCCAAGAAAAGTCGATGAGTTAGAATTGAAGAAAGGTAAGTAACAAATAACAGTGTTTTTCTAGTGTGATTGAAAATGAGTACATTATAAAACCGAATATGGGAATATTcagaaaaagttttaataaatattgttattttagggaatttcaataaaaatctgTTTAACTCTCGGAGTTCTGATCACATTACAGCTCTATGACATGAGTATGAACTTtaattagaaatataaaatgCCATTAATCATGTAAAACAGCGAAAATTACAGGCTTACATAAAGTTGCAAGAAAATAAAGTGATTATTCGCCTTATACATGCTGTAAAACATCGCTGGTCGTTTTTGTCCTTGTCTAATAGACAATTTCCTTCGAATATACAAATACACTAACCGTGCTCTAACTGATTTTGGTTTGAATCCTTTTACAAATTCGAAAATAGAAGTTTTGTAAAACTTATCTAAAACTTATACCCGTAAAAGCTTAAAGTATAGACTTAATGATAGATGAAATATAGTTATAAACACACTAATCTTATTTCTTAACTCAGGAACATTCCTTTTTAGCAATAGTTTATTGTAGTATAGCACAAAAACTGAATCtaaggaattttaaaattacattttttctaGAATGAACTTTGTCCTAATGAATCAGATGATGTcatgataatagacgaaactgaagacattactgaaactagtattttatcagaacttaacgaaactattaaaagtattcaaattctaaaaaattcaaaaaggactcatggtataatggaggattttatatgtttcgaaaaaactaaaaatgggaCTGGGAAATTTGAGAGTattttccaagtcaagttttattaaaactaaagaaaaaaatcgtttaaaacaaGGGAATGTtagaaaagataaactcactgtttatgtaattaaatcttaaaactaaacaattattgttctctcagtggagaatcatatttggaaaattagatgagtggtaaatcagctctacgcagCCTTGAGCTGTCTTGAGTTACTATAAGTAGCGTTGCTAGCGGGTTCGGATGATGatgttattttgataaataagcttcatgagtttttctgaattcatctttggccaagggtacatctaagtctctgtggatgttctcgtttcttatgtaccatggagctcccgtcatggttcttagaattttggattgtgccctctgtataagatctatactggtattgcttgctgttccccataattggattccgtatgtccaaattggttttaagactgtcttatacaagatgactttgcagttaaggcttaatttcgattggtggcggattagccagtgtaaattagaagcttttagtttcatgtggagccgcttggcttctatgtgccgacgccaagtaagacgtctatctaaatgaatgccaaggtatgtaacgtggtcagactgtgggatgttcacactgtttagtgtcactggtggacaatttcctctcctaagtgaaaacATTATGTGCTCGCTTTTGATTTCGTTcacttgtattctccaattttttaaccacgtctccacgtgcctgagataattatcaaggtttctagatgctacatttaagtccacatgagaactaagaattgcagtgtcatctgcaaaggtggaaatggttaattcttcggactcgggcaggtctgaggtgtataataagtacagggttggtcctagaacacttccctgtggtacaGCAGCATTGATCGCATAGTCGCTTGTCACATAATAGCCGCATTTTATCCTAAACAAGCGATCCGATAGGTAAGACTCTAGTATTTTGTGAGTACTAGAAGGCTGTAGGcatctagaaatattgccgaacagtacttttttagttcgaaagattTTCGTATCTCTCCAGTTAGGCGGTTAACTTGCTCAATTGTTCCGTGATGTTTAAGGAATCCGAATTGGtgatctgggataatgttttgactatttaagaatgttaaaattttcccttggattattctctcaaatagtttagacaagcaaggcaataagctaataggtatgtaggatgatgccaatgtcaaatcctttcctggcttgggtattattataatttgggagattttccaatcattcggaaatactcctagagacaagatcgcattgaataatactgtgagcacaataattgccacatctggtaggtttccaatcatggaaggtgacaaaaattttaaactcaattatttcgaaatggcaaaaaaattattcactattgttttattaaggaaacgatattgttttattaaggaaaCGATATAGTATACAGATAGATTATCAATAGATTCTTAAATGTGACTACAGAAAGACTGTTGATGAAAGCTAAAATAAAACTACAGATATACtatcgattgaagctaaaatatgaataCAGAAAGACCATCGATTGGACCTAGTATATGACGACAGATAGGACTACGATCGAAGCTAGTATATAATGACAgcaagacctacgattgatgctaaaatatgactacagAAAATCTACGATTGAAGGTTCGGCACAGATGAATATAGCACTCAAACTAATTTCTATGAAATtacttgtatttaaaattcacttATAATCAAAAcactacatatgtatttattttatttactccaacaattttttattcaggCTGTGTTTATATGGTAACTGAACGTTGTTTGGATGGCTGGTTTAAAGGCAAAAATTGGAAGGATGTTAGTGGCGTCTTTCCCGGTAACTATGTAACTCCCTTAAGGACCCGGGATCAGCAACAGTTAATGCACAGCTGGAAATTGGTACCACCTTCCGCCTCAATGCAATCTAATTATCAGTCTGCTACTTCTCTGAGCCAAGCGCCTCCTTCTATATCAACAGCAGGAAATCCAACAGGtccacaacaacaactatcaCCTAGTTATCCGTCATCAATGCGTAACGATTTGGAAAATATTAATGCTCGTTTAACATTGGCAAATCTAACGCCTCATCAAGCCATGCCGCCCGATTTGCCACCACGTTATTTGACCATTAGCCCGACACCACCGCCCTCTGTCACTAATAGCAACAATATGAACATGACCACTAAGGAAAATCGTGATAAAGAAGCACAAAAAGAGAAACCCACAGCAACTGGTTGTATATCAACATCATCCTCATCTTCGAGTTCCACATCATCAGCATCGGCAGgacttaaaaagtttttaacacaCATTAAAACTAGATCTAAATCTCCCAGTGCTGCAGTTGCCGCAGCTGCAGCATCTGTAGCCACCATTCAGGCAAATGTTATAACTCAATCGCACAATAATGTCCCGCAACAACTACAGCAACATACCGTGAAACCCACTGCTCAAAGCATACAGACTCAAATGACATCCTCCTTAACACCGGTTCATGTGCGGTAAGCctatattcata
Proteins encoded in this region:
- the POSH gene encoding E3 ubiquitin-protein ligase SH3RF1 isoform X1; this translates as MDEHTLNDLLECSVCLERLDTSSKVLPCQHTFCRKCLEVIYASRQELRCPECRILVDTKIDELPPNVLLMRILEGMKNAASKQHSIINEITRETNEKKETIRLLPTTNTTGGITATAANTMAAAALNSNIANEERIRQQIQQQQLKQRQQQILQFQQQIQQQHHMHPTQNQPTLQQQTSQQQQLQQQQQQSLQTQQRRCIVPHAYALYDFESNETNDLKFKKGDLIFLKRKIDSNWYVGQLKGTEGNFPINYVQIVVPLPTSQCVALYDFKMGPNEEEGCLTFKKGTVIQVLRRVDHNWAEGRIGSSIGIFPIAFVELNQLAKQLLEGFVLSTTATQQPSTHHGQQAANNDVRNLPPLPPVIDPTTNINNGDSTTSSSAVSSTTNTASSSSNSSTNTSPTTASVNPTTSSNSASFHSMPNSPQSSKPSTPQHSVTTIANPSNSVRMRNNDLKHKRHSLNALLNNGSTALSIMQTNRHSAEILSVPNDFDSEPTSSSSMSTAAAGQTIAAREQQVHTSNIPSVSNQHSTQIVQNETPTTTSSSPSSSSSTSQQASRHNVLKTCVQQSIPPSLPWGYLALYPYKPRKVDELELKKGCVYMVTERCLDGWFKGKNWKDVSGVFPGNYVTPLRTRDQQQLMHSWKLVPPSASMQSNYQSATSLSQAPPSISTAGNPTGPQQQLSPSYPSSMRNDLENINARLTLANLTPHQAMPPDLPPRYLTISPTPPPSVTNSNNMNMTTKENRDKEAQKEKPTATGCISTSSSSSSSTSSASAGLKKFLTHIKTRSKSPSAAVAAAAASVATIQANVITQSHNNVPQQLQQHTVKPTAQSIQTQMTSSLTPVHVRSGSCPSQLLQNLPNDVYHGNQIENKNPNSTTTTTTSQQSSPQNNYGSHRVKGPKERASLDNTRPTIDSTLRSIYANHLQQQSALMANKCGQQYQQQQQQHQLPLTTNSNSSLNNTAIAIHHRKSHSLDASNILQSSPITPNTSSFSNSGAGAGGSVGGSVTSIKTPAPQCNINAAAIHASATTKSTQNMSESRFRCVVPYPPNSDVELELQVGDIIFVYRKQKNGWYKGTNSRTYKTGLFPASFVEPDI
- the POSH gene encoding E3 ubiquitin-protein ligase SH3RF1 isoform X2 translates to MDEHTLNDLLECSVCLERLDTSSKVLPCQHTFCRKCLEVIYASRQELRCPECRILVDTKIDELPPNVLLMRILEGMKNAASKQHSIINEITRETNEKKETIRLLPTTNTTGGITATAANTMAAAALNSNIANEERIRQQIQQQQLKQRQQQILQFQQQIQQQHHMHPTQNQPTLQQQTSQQQQLQQQQQQSLQTQQRRCIVPHAYALYDFESNETNDLKFKKGDLIFLKRKIDSNWYVGQLKGTEGNFPINYVQIVVPLPTSQCVALYDFKMGPNEEEGCLTFKKGTVIQVLRRVDHNWAEGRIGSSIGIFPIAFVELNQLAKQLLEGFVLSTTATQQPSTHHGQQAANNDVRNLPPLPPVIDPTTNINNGDSTTSSSAVSSTTNTASSSSNSSTNTSPTTASVNPTTSSNSASFHSMPNSPQSSKPSTPQHSVTTIANPSNSVRMRNNDLKHKRHSLNALLNNGSTALSIMQTNRHSAEILSVPNDFDSEPTSSSSMSTAAAGQTIAAREQQVHTSNIPSASRHNVLKTCVQQSIPPSLPWGYLALYPYKPRKVDELELKKGCVYMVTERCLDGWFKGKNWKDVSGVFPGNYVTPLRTRDQQQLMHSWKLVPPSASMQSNYQSATSLSQAPPSISTAGNPTGPQQQLSPSYPSSMRNDLENINARLTLANLTPHQAMPPDLPPRYLTISPTPPPSVTNSNNMNMTTKENRDKEAQKEKPTATGCISTSSSSSSSTSSASAGLKKFLTHIKTRSKSPSAAVAAAAASVATIQANVITQSHNNVPQQLQQHTVKPTAQSIQTQMTSSLTPVHVRSGSCPSQLLQNLPNDVYHGNQIENKNPNSTTTTTTSQQSSPQNNYGSHRVKGPKERASLDNTRPTIDSTLRSIYANHLQQQSALMANKCGQQYQQQQQQHQLPLTTNSNSSLNNTAIAIHHRKSHSLDASNILQSSPITPNTSSFSNSGAGAGGSVGGSVTSIKTPAPQCNINAAAIHASATTKSTQNMSESRFRCVVPYPPNSDVELELQVGDIIFVYRKQKNGWYKGTNSRTYKTGLFPASFVEPDI